The following are encoded in a window of Ignicoccus islandicus DSM 13165 genomic DNA:
- the hflX gene encoding GTPase HflX: MDRKVILVACTRSDNFEETLALCHTANLKVVDVLNFCKKPDPGFYLTKGKLKELKEMVEKDSLNAIVIDTQLKPSQYYRLQRELGVEVIDRVMLILKIFELHSGSKEAKLQTELARLKYELSISKEYIRRKKLGEQVHFLGPGEYAAEYLIKAFHRKIKKIENELEKVKKRRMTQKLSRRRSLSAPEVAVTGYTCAGKTALINALSKSNLMEGPEMFTTITPKHVKVRRNGWEVVLIDTVGFIESVPPQLIEAFHATLAEVTYSDAILLVIDSSEEEGRVINKTLSSLETLSEIDAIDKPLVVALNKIDIARDWKSKMEVLEELLKEYYPWSFSIVPVSARAQLNLNLLLDVLKGVVTKTASNSV; encoded by the coding sequence TCTGTCACACGGCCAACTTAAAAGTGGTAGATGTACTCAATTTCTGTAAGAAGCCGGATCCAGGTTTCTACCTTACTAAAGGTAAGCTAAAGGAACTGAAAGAAATGGTGGAGAAAGACTCCCTCAATGCAATCGTAATCGATACGCAGCTCAAACCAAGCCAATACTACAGGCTTCAGAGGGAATTGGGCGTTGAAGTTATAGATAGGGTTATGTTAATACTGAAAATTTTCGAACTCCATAGTGGAAGCAAAGAAGCTAAGCTCCAGACCGAGCTAGCTCGCCTAAAGTACGAACTTTCTATATCAAAGGAATATATTAGGAGAAAGAAATTAGGCGAACAAGTTCACTTCCTAGGTCCTGGTGAATACGCAGCCGAATATCTCATCAAGGCGTTTCACAGGAAGATAAAGAAAATAGAAAACGAGCTAGAGAAAGTGAAGAAAAGGCGAATGACCCAAAAACTAAGCAGGAGGAGGAGCTTAAGTGCACCCGAAGTGGCCGTAACGGGATATACATGTGCTGGTAAAACTGCTCTAATAAACGCTCTTTCTAAATCTAATTTAATGGAAGGACCTGAGATGTTCACAACAATAACTCCGAAGCACGTCAAAGTAAGGCGCAACGGCTGGGAGGTAGTTCTTATTGATACTGTGGGATTCATCGAAAGCGTCCCACCTCAACTGATTGAGGCGTTCCACGCAACGTTGGCCGAGGTCACCTATTCGGATGCCATTCTCTTAGTAATCGATTCTTCAGAAGAGGAAGGTCGTGTAATCAATAAAACTCTGAGTAGCCTCGAAACGCTGAGTGAAATAGATGCGATCGACAAACCCTTAGTTGTGGCGCTAAACAAAATAGACATAGCACGCGACTGGAAATCCAAGATGGAAGTTCTAGAAGAACTATTGAAAGAATACTACCCTTGGAGCTTCTCTATAGTTCCCGTATCAGCTAGAGCTCAGCTAAACTTGAACTTACTATTAGACGTTCTCAAGGGCGTCGTAACTAAAACGGCATCGAATTCCGTTTGA
- a CDS encoding class I SAM-dependent methyltransferase produces the protein MKMDFNKAIENRIYYDAIARGYDELYGNEQRRKYQIGLKVLKPQRRVLDIGCGTGLLMEELEDVFYIGIDISLGMLERARERKTKLLADVIRADARSLPFRSNSFNTCYSFTVLQNLSSRETFYSEIRRTCRSTLVSSLKGIGLRCEQAIEVYPDLICVYDHSSNK, from the coding sequence ATGAAAATGGATTTCAACAAAGCCATTGAAAATAGAATATATTACGACGCAATTGCAAGAGGGTACGACGAACTATATGGGAACGAACAGAGAAGGAAATACCAAATAGGATTAAAAGTTTTGAAACCTCAAAGAAGGGTATTGGACATAGGTTGCGGCACTGGTTTACTAATGGAGGAACTAGAAGACGTGTTTTACATTGGTATAGATATAAGCTTAGGGATGTTGGAACGGGCTCGAGAGAGGAAGACGAAGCTCTTAGCAGACGTAATAAGAGCGGACGCGAGAAGCTTGCCGTTCCGTTCGAACTCATTTAATACTTGCTATTCCTTTACTGTGCTCCAAAACCTCTCTAGTCGGGAGACTTTTTACTCGGAAATTCGTCGAACGTGTCGTAGTACGCTCGTAAGCTCGCTTAAGGGGATAGGGCTGAGGTGTGAACAAGCAATAGAGGTTTACCCTGATTTAATTTGCGTCTACGATCATTCGTCCAACAAGTAA
- a CDS encoding endonuclease V, protein MKFDVGKAKSAQLEIAKRIVREDCFEKLKSVGGLDVSYSRNRAFGVAVLSILDYNTRDLLEIKYSYSHVPIPYIPTFLAFREVPLYYPLVKKADVDVILVDGHGIAHPRGAGVASHVGVVADKPTIGIAKKRLYGKEGNCDFGQCLFDDNGNVIAVTLRKNKKELFVSIGHCVSLKSAVEITKKFLKYGLPEPIRISDTVSRRLAKSWFGNPWLPKR, encoded by the coding sequence TTGAAATTCGATGTAGGTAAAGCTAAGTCGGCTCAGCTAGAAATAGCTAAGAGAATTGTAAGAGAGGACTGCTTCGAAAAGCTCAAGAGCGTTGGAGGCCTCGATGTGTCTTACAGCCGTAACAGAGCTTTCGGAGTAGCCGTCTTGAGCATCTTAGACTACAATACAAGGGATCTCTTGGAAATTAAGTATTCTTACTCACATGTCCCTATTCCATATATCCCAACGTTCTTGGCTTTTCGCGAAGTACCTCTATACTATCCCTTAGTAAAAAAGGCCGATGTTGATGTAATTCTGGTTGATGGACACGGTATAGCACATCCGAGAGGTGCCGGCGTGGCTTCACACGTGGGCGTGGTCGCAGACAAACCCACCATCGGCATTGCGAAAAAGAGGCTCTATGGGAAAGAGGGTAATTGTGATTTCGGTCAGTGTCTATTTGATGACAATGGAAACGTAATAGCGGTTACACTAAGAAAAAATAAAAAGGAACTCTTCGTTAGCATTGGACATTGCGTTTCCTTGAAATCAGCCGTTGAGATTACTAAGAAGTTTCTAAAATACGGTCTTCCGGAACCAATTCGAATAAGCGATACTGTAAGTAGGAGGTTAGCGAAATCATGGTTTGGGAACCCTTGGCTGCCGAAACGTTAG
- a CDS encoding MBL fold metallo-hydrolase — translation MKSIRISEGVYLLTGPPLNNEGQAFLIKASECNVIVDSGAYGEVAFQNMLYYGVKPWEVEYLVNTHAHVDRTGGDWLFHKYGVSIAAGEVDAEAIQRGDEKYTASDYIGIKPKPVPVGWRISSDLNICEIEVILTPGHTAGSLSVYFNGTLLAGDALGPLCKKWGSDERAWLESLRKLLQYEAEVLCVNNECFYGKEKVKQVLEKSIELGPPWLEDKECKIF, via the coding sequence GTGAAAAGTATTAGGATAAGTGAGGGGGTTTACTTACTTACTGGTCCTCCCTTGAATAACGAAGGTCAAGCCTTTCTAATAAAGGCGAGCGAGTGTAACGTAATAGTCGATTCAGGGGCATACGGTGAAGTGGCTTTTCAAAACATGCTTTATTATGGCGTCAAGCCTTGGGAAGTGGAGTATTTAGTTAACACTCACGCTCACGTTGACAGAACCGGTGGGGACTGGCTCTTTCACAAATATGGAGTTTCGATCGCTGCCGGAGAAGTAGATGCCGAGGCGATTCAGAGAGGTGATGAGAAATACACTGCATCGGATTACATTGGGATTAAACCTAAGCCAGTACCGGTAGGATGGAGAATATCAAGCGATTTGAACATATGTGAGATAGAGGTTATCCTTACTCCCGGCCACACGGCAGGATCGCTTTCAGTATATTTCAATGGAACCCTACTGGCTGGTGATGCCTTAGGTCCGTTGTGTAAGAAGTGGGGAAGTGACGAACGCGCGTGGTTAGAGTCGCTCCGAAAGCTTCTCCAATACGAAGCCGAAGTTCTGTGCGTAAATAACGAATGTTTTTACGGTAAGGAGAAGGTTAAACAAGTATTAGAGAAGTCAATCGAGTTAGGACCACCATGGTTGGAGGATAAGGAGTGTAAAATTTTTTAA
- a CDS encoding 3-isopropylmalate dehydratase large subunit, which yields MPKTIAEKILSAKAGKDVSPGEIVVVELDAVMAQDGTAPLAIKVMNEKFGGERVKDPSKVVLVIDHTAPSNNPGTSELHILMRKFARRHGCRLFDVGNGICHQLMVEYGYAYPGAVVVGADSHTVTYGALGAFSTGVGSTDAAIAMMTGKLWFKVPEALKFNLTGKFKEAVMSKDLILTIIGELGEDGATYMSAEFVGDGLKDMRIDSRLTVSNMVVEMGAKVGLMPADEEVMRFVEGRARGTPKPELTYPDKGAHYKDEFEMELEKIEPMIAKPYSPANVVAVDELEGMEIDQVFIGSCTNGRLEDLAVAAKILKGKKVADGTRCIAIAASRNVYTEALKKGYVETLTEAGCLVTFGTCGPCVGAHYGVLGPGEVALFTTNRNFRGRSGHRDSKVYLVSPATAAASAIEGKVVNPRKYLNQRIRDIEI from the coding sequence GTGCCAAAAACGATAGCTGAGAAAATACTGAGCGCTAAAGCAGGAAAGGATGTTTCCCCGGGCGAGATAGTCGTTGTCGAACTCGACGCAGTCATGGCGCAAGACGGCACTGCCCCTCTAGCGATAAAGGTCATGAATGAGAAATTCGGTGGAGAACGCGTGAAGGATCCTTCTAAAGTAGTTCTGGTAATTGATCACACTGCCCCCAGCAACAATCCTGGTACCTCGGAGCTTCATATTCTCATGAGGAAATTCGCTCGAAGACACGGTTGTAGACTATTTGACGTAGGGAATGGTATTTGTCATCAACTCATGGTCGAATACGGATATGCGTATCCAGGGGCAGTAGTCGTAGGAGCCGATTCTCATACAGTAACTTATGGTGCATTGGGGGCCTTTTCAACGGGAGTGGGTTCGACCGACGCAGCAATAGCTATGATGACAGGAAAGCTATGGTTCAAGGTTCCCGAAGCCCTAAAGTTTAACTTAACTGGGAAGTTCAAAGAGGCAGTAATGAGTAAAGACTTGATTCTCACTATTATTGGAGAACTAGGTGAGGACGGTGCGACCTATATGAGTGCTGAGTTCGTTGGTGATGGATTAAAGGATATGAGAATTGACTCGAGACTTACCGTAAGCAATATGGTAGTTGAAATGGGAGCCAAAGTTGGATTAATGCCAGCAGATGAAGAGGTAATGAGGTTCGTAGAAGGTAGAGCCAGAGGGACTCCAAAACCGGAGCTCACGTATCCCGATAAGGGAGCTCACTATAAGGACGAATTTGAAATGGAATTAGAGAAGATAGAGCCTATGATAGCTAAACCATACTCTCCTGCAAACGTGGTAGCAGTGGATGAACTCGAAGGCATGGAGATAGATCAAGTATTCATTGGAAGTTGCACTAATGGTAGATTGGAGGACTTGGCGGTTGCTGCTAAGATATTGAAAGGAAAGAAGGTTGCCGATGGAACTCGATGTATAGCTATCGCAGCCTCTAGGAACGTATACACGGAAGCTCTCAAGAAAGGGTACGTAGAGACCTTAACGGAAGCGGGATGTTTAGTTACTTTTGGAACTTGCGGACCGTGCGTTGGTGCACACTACGGCGTTCTGGGACCCGGCGAGGTTGCTCTATTCACAACAAACAGAAACTTCAGAGGTAGGAGTGGACATAGAGATAGCAAAGTTTACCTAGTTAGCCCAGCAACGGCAGCAGCTAGTGCGATCGAGGGCAAGGTTGTTAACCCAAGAAAGTACCTAAACCAGAGGATCAGGGACATCGAAATATGA
- a CDS encoding RNA ligase partner protein encodes MLKFVIDTSALTDPRLRERFKSKELWECIEKSLELMALAKVRLGFSYYATPSILKEIVGFLERSSSPPSVISKLNVWISPLSPSLDEIKIPASLFVEYVKEVRRRFDKGLRVAEESTRRAHSGGDIGDHIRTLREKYRESTRKGIVDSPSDIEAILLAYQLNAVLVSNDEGLCELARRLGVSCIDPITFFDTIEEYLRLAKS; translated from the coding sequence TTGTTGAAGTTCGTTATTGATACAAGTGCTTTAACTGATCCGAGACTACGCGAGCGTTTTAAATCAAAAGAGCTATGGGAATGTATAGAGAAATCGCTCGAACTCATGGCCTTGGCTAAGGTTAGGCTAGGATTCAGTTACTACGCAACCCCATCTATATTGAAGGAAATTGTGGGGTTTCTAGAGAGGAGTTCCTCACCGCCATCAGTAATCTCAAAGCTCAACGTCTGGATATCCCCCCTCTCTCCATCCCTTGATGAAATAAAGATACCAGCGTCGTTATTCGTAGAGTACGTAAAGGAAGTTAGGAGGCGATTCGATAAAGGCTTGCGAGTGGCCGAAGAGAGTACCCGAAGAGCACATTCTGGTGGCGACATAGGGGATCACATTAGAACGTTACGTGAAAAGTATAGAGAAAGTACGAGGAAGGGTATAGTAGATTCTCCTTCAGATATTGAGGCTATATTATTGGCATACCAGTTGAATGCGGTGCTTGTGAGTAACGATGAAGGACTATGCGAATTAGCTAGGAGACTGGGCGTCAGTTGCATTGACCCAATAACGTTTTTCGACACCATAGAGGAATATTTGAGGCTCGCAAAGAGCTGA
- a CDS encoding type II glyceraldehyde-3-phosphate dehydrogenase — translation MTVKVAINGFGTIGKRVAEAVLKQDDMELVGVTKTRPDYLAKAASLRGLLYVPEEKLQDFEKSGIEVAGTLDELLRKVDVVVDATPGGIGKEYKKVYEKYGVKAIFQGGEKHEVAGFSFSTLCNYEEAHGKQYARVVSCNTTGLLRVLCTLHKEIGIEKVRATIVRRGADPHETKRGPINAIVPNPVTLPSHHGIDVRTVLDIDIATTAVVVPTTIMHLHVLNIVLKENVSKEKILEALEAAPRILVIPSEFSGIKDTAKIIEMARDMGRKRYDLNELAVFEESISVNGKELFLMQAVHQESIVVPENIDAIRALATNVSKEESIRKTDSTLGLVKTFDDVLKVISRFE, via the coding sequence ATGACCGTTAAAGTCGCAATAAATGGATTTGGAACTATAGGTAAGAGGGTCGCTGAGGCCGTTCTTAAGCAAGACGATATGGAATTAGTTGGCGTCACTAAAACTCGACCGGATTACTTGGCCAAAGCAGCTTCTCTCAGGGGTTTATTATACGTACCTGAGGAAAAACTCCAAGACTTCGAGAAAAGTGGAATAGAAGTGGCCGGAACGCTCGACGAACTTTTACGGAAAGTCGATGTTGTCGTGGACGCTACCCCGGGCGGCATAGGTAAGGAGTACAAGAAAGTTTACGAGAAGTACGGCGTTAAGGCGATATTTCAAGGAGGCGAGAAACACGAAGTTGCTGGCTTCAGTTTCTCGACTCTATGTAACTATGAGGAAGCTCACGGTAAGCAGTACGCTAGAGTAGTCTCATGCAACACAACGGGATTACTGAGAGTTCTCTGTACATTACACAAGGAAATAGGCATTGAGAAAGTAAGGGCCACAATCGTAAGGAGAGGCGCAGATCCCCATGAAACAAAAAGAGGGCCCATCAACGCAATTGTTCCGAATCCGGTAACTCTACCTAGCCATCACGGCATCGATGTTCGAACAGTACTTGACATAGACATTGCAACAACAGCAGTGGTAGTTCCAACTACTATCATGCACCTACACGTACTAAATATAGTTCTAAAAGAGAACGTAAGTAAAGAGAAGATATTAGAGGCTCTCGAGGCAGCACCTAGGATCCTAGTAATACCGAGCGAGTTTAGCGGCATTAAAGATACGGCCAAAATAATTGAAATGGCACGCGACATGGGCAGGAAGAGATACGATCTCAACGAACTCGCCGTATTTGAGGAAAGTATTTCCGTGAACGGAAAGGAACTCTTCTTAATGCAAGCCGTTCATCAAGAAAGCATTGTTGTACCAGAAAACATTGACGCGATCCGTGCGCTCGCCACTAACGTATCGAAAGAAGAGAGCATAAGGAAAACAGATAGTACCCTCGGTCTAGTTAAGACGTTCGATGACGTATTAAAGGTAATATCGCGATTCGAATAA
- the feoB gene encoding ferrous iron transport protein B: MTCSLKIPIAGQPNVGKSTFINAVLGEYVTEIANWPGATVEVKVIEAKVGNREVCLIDLPGAYSLSGGSEEERVTAKFLLEEDFDNVILLGDATAPHRTFYLIVQVLELLGIGVIALNKYDRALKAGIHINSEALSKRLGKPVFLISAVTREGVHEVIEKALEKQSPKYLDIDYGDLEYYVVQISKMISRLNLKGNPRWYAAEFLLGNQLVDEIIKNKDAEIYEKAKEMREMAAKELGDLYKIVIDSRINFIEKLFEGLIHREKVADKESSTIAMLLDNVFMHPIGGFIASILILFGIFTIAFTINTGYPLNVIFENLGQESIAEALENYSLSGILSSIFDSMTEIANSSLPQPIGSLIGDGVIAGVGAVLTFFPLIFTVYLLLALLEDSGLATRIAVAMDTIFRAVGLNGKAVFPSIVSLGCNVPGVMATRVLRERESRIAMALSLPFLPCQARLVVLLALASVLPAPLNSASLVLTYILSIATFLLVTFVMMRIVFKKSEEPLLLELPPYHVPKLRVVTWMAWDNAKHFLRKAGTVILFFSIVLWFLLHVSPSGAYVEEETESIAAYLGKLFEVVPMVVLETSKETSWILSFAMIVGSIAKEVILETLAILTGTSSVDQMVVKLHLNQAQVLGLMVAVALSIPCVATIAVIYSETGSWKWTLASILLSTIVSAIEASIVYRIFSVILG; this comes from the coding sequence ATGACGTGTAGTTTAAAAATTCCAATAGCGGGACAGCCCAACGTAGGAAAATCGACTTTTATTAATGCAGTCCTTGGAGAGTATGTTACAGAGATAGCCAATTGGCCGGGAGCAACCGTTGAGGTAAAGGTAATTGAAGCAAAAGTAGGCAATCGTGAGGTGTGCTTAATAGACCTACCCGGTGCATATTCTCTTAGTGGTGGTAGTGAAGAAGAGCGTGTGACAGCGAAATTCTTACTTGAAGAAGATTTCGACAACGTGATTCTACTAGGTGACGCAACGGCTCCACACAGAACCTTCTATCTTATAGTCCAAGTACTCGAGTTATTGGGAATAGGTGTAATAGCCCTAAATAAGTACGATAGAGCACTAAAAGCTGGTATTCACATCAATAGTGAGGCCTTAAGTAAGAGGTTAGGCAAACCAGTCTTTCTGATATCAGCTGTAACGAGAGAAGGCGTTCACGAGGTAATCGAAAAGGCTCTCGAAAAGCAATCGCCGAAGTATTTAGACATAGATTACGGAGACTTGGAATACTATGTCGTACAAATCTCAAAGATGATCTCGAGACTAAACCTAAAAGGCAATCCGAGGTGGTATGCAGCCGAGTTCTTATTAGGCAATCAATTAGTAGACGAAATTATCAAGAACAAGGACGCTGAAATCTATGAGAAAGCTAAAGAAATGAGGGAAATGGCTGCAAAGGAACTCGGTGACCTCTATAAGATCGTTATCGATAGCAGAATTAATTTCATCGAGAAATTGTTTGAAGGTCTTATTCATAGAGAAAAGGTAGCTGACAAGGAGAGTAGTACGATAGCGATGCTATTGGATAACGTGTTCATGCACCCAATAGGAGGTTTCATAGCATCGATTCTAATACTATTTGGCATCTTTACAATAGCGTTCACAATTAATACCGGTTATCCATTAAATGTTATATTCGAGAACTTAGGCCAAGAATCAATCGCAGAAGCCTTAGAAAACTACAGCCTCTCCGGCATACTATCTTCGATATTTGATTCTATGACAGAGATAGCGAACTCGTCGTTACCACAGCCAATAGGATCTCTCATAGGTGATGGCGTAATTGCTGGAGTTGGTGCCGTACTTACCTTCTTCCCACTGATCTTCACAGTCTACCTACTGCTCGCCTTACTGGAAGATTCCGGTCTCGCTACTAGGATAGCGGTTGCTATGGATACAATCTTCAGAGCCGTTGGTTTAAACGGAAAGGCAGTATTCCCATCTATAGTTAGTTTAGGTTGTAACGTACCGGGCGTTATGGCAACTAGAGTGCTTAGAGAGAGGGAATCCAGGATAGCAATGGCTCTAAGCTTGCCGTTCCTGCCCTGTCAAGCCAGGTTGGTCGTTCTATTAGCACTCGCTTCAGTACTACCGGCGCCACTCAACTCCGCCTCGCTTGTCCTTACGTACATACTGTCAATTGCAACGTTCCTATTGGTAACATTTGTCATGATGAGAATAGTGTTCAAGAAATCAGAGGAACCGTTGCTGCTTGAGTTACCGCCCTATCACGTCCCGAAGCTGAGAGTCGTTACGTGGATGGCTTGGGACAACGCAAAACACTTCCTAAGGAAGGCCGGAACAGTTATACTTTTCTTCTCAATAGTCTTATGGTTCCTGTTACACGTAAGTCCATCGGGTGCCTATGTTGAAGAAGAGACGGAAAGTATTGCGGCGTATCTAGGGAAACTATTTGAAGTAGTTCCAATGGTCGTGCTAGAGACAAGTAAGGAAACTTCATGGATCTTGTCGTTTGCTATGATAGTAGGCTCAATAGCGAAAGAGGTAATACTTGAAACGTTAGCAATACTCACCGGCACTTCGTCCGTCGATCAAATGGTAGTTAAACTTCATTTGAATCAAGCTCAAGTGTTAGGTCTGATGGTTGCAGTGGCTCTAAGTATACCGTGTGTAGCAACGATAGCAGTAATTTACTCAGAGACTGGAAGCTGGAAATGGACGTTGGCTTCGATACTTCTTTCCACGATAGTTTCCGCAATAGAGGCATCTATAGTATACAGAATCTTCTCTGTAATACTCGGGTGA
- a CDS encoding ribonuclease P protein component 4, protein MKKDSRKLQRQVAREAFFELIEISRKEVRSGNWERASQLGELAFKVARKGKVRVPIETKRAFCRRCHIPLIPGITARIRLRRKGRLTIVLSCLNCGYVRRYPVTEVESKGSPSE, encoded by the coding sequence ATGAAGAAAGACTCAAGGAAGTTACAACGCCAGGTGGCTAGGGAAGCATTTTTCGAACTTATTGAAATTTCCAGAAAAGAGGTAAGGAGTGGAAACTGGGAAAGGGCCTCTCAGTTAGGTGAACTGGCTTTCAAAGTGGCTCGGAAGGGAAAAGTAAGAGTACCTATTGAGACTAAGAGAGCCTTCTGTAGGAGGTGCCACATACCTCTCATTCCAGGTATTACAGCACGCATTAGATTGAGACGCAAAGGGAGGTTAACGATCGTCCTCTCATGTTTAAATTGTGGATACGTACGTAGATATCCGGTAACGGAAGTTGAGAGTAAGGGATCTCCATCAGAGTAA
- a CDS encoding YhbY family RNA-binding protein has protein sequence MRVRDLHQSKPTVYIGKNGVTESVIAEIKRQLNDKGYVKVKVQKNIIRYQGVDRKDVAYQVAEMVGAKLLEIRGRTFILLKDNEGRYSGRSLS, from the coding sequence TTGAGAGTAAGGGATCTCCATCAGAGTAAGCCTACTGTTTATATAGGAAAAAATGGAGTAACTGAAAGCGTTATTGCTGAAATAAAGAGACAGCTTAACGACAAAGGATACGTAAAAGTTAAGGTTCAGAAAAACATTATTAGATATCAAGGAGTTGACAGGAAAGACGTTGCTTACCAAGTTGCTGAAATGGTAGGGGCTAAACTTTTAGAGATACGAGGGAGAACGTTCATTTTACTGAAAGATAATGAGGGAAGATATAGTGGTAGAAGTTTGTCATAA
- a CDS encoding tRNA (guanine(10)-N(2))-dimethyltransferase — protein sequence MDLTQIEKELGFPVDLIDEGEVKVVVPSMSFYVRSDGIYEPAHAPVFYNPKAKFNRDTAIEIARIYRASNNSLTVLEPLAGSGVRSVRYAKEANADFVLAADLNPLAIRLLNVNAKLNSVDKKIRAIQEDAHVVLHSKKIRETYYDIVDIDPFGSPIPFLDGAVRSVKRNGLIALTATDTAALSGARPNTALRRYSVKIVRTPFSKEVAIRTLISAAIRLAAIREVALRPLFSFFKDYYVRVTFKAERGAGRVDETLKNLGYLYINGLEVIPIKGYPLPEDAVSNPRKLIGPIWLGNLTDEKFFKDKLEIVKNEEIKKFLLRILEEDSIGVPYSYSIESICSSLKTHMPKPKLVVERLKELGYRAVITHYDYRNVKTNAPLDVVMNIVRDLSPR from the coding sequence TTGGACTTAACTCAGATAGAGAAGGAATTGGGATTTCCCGTAGATTTAATTGACGAAGGGGAAGTAAAAGTAGTCGTACCATCCATGAGTTTTTACGTGAGGAGCGATGGTATTTACGAACCGGCACATGCCCCCGTCTTCTATAATCCCAAAGCGAAATTCAATAGAGATACTGCAATCGAAATCGCCAGAATATATAGAGCTTCTAATAACTCTCTGACGGTCCTAGAACCCCTAGCTGGAAGTGGCGTAAGAAGCGTTAGATACGCTAAGGAAGCGAATGCCGACTTCGTTCTAGCAGCTGACTTAAATCCCTTAGCTATTCGTTTACTTAACGTAAATGCAAAGCTTAATAGCGTTGACAAAAAGATCAGAGCTATACAAGAAGACGCCCATGTTGTCCTTCATTCGAAGAAAATTAGGGAAACTTATTACGATATCGTTGACATAGACCCATTCGGTTCCCCTATACCATTTCTAGACGGTGCCGTGAGGAGCGTCAAGAGAAATGGTTTAATTGCCTTAACAGCAACCGATACCGCCGCCTTAAGCGGAGCTCGTCCTAATACGGCCCTTAGGAGGTATTCAGTAAAGATCGTAAGAACACCTTTTTCGAAAGAAGTTGCGATAAGGACGTTGATTTCCGCAGCTATAAGATTAGCCGCGATCAGGGAAGTAGCTTTAAGGCCTTTGTTCTCCTTTTTCAAGGATTATTACGTACGAGTTACCTTTAAAGCAGAGAGGGGGGCTGGAAGGGTAGATGAGACGTTAAAGAACCTAGGATATCTCTACATTAATGGTTTAGAAGTAATCCCCATAAAAGGTTACCCCTTACCAGAGGACGCGGTAAGCAACCCAAGGAAGCTCATAGGACCAATTTGGTTAGGTAACCTTACTGACGAGAAATTCTTTAAGGATAAACTGGAGATAGTTAAAAACGAGGAAATAAAGAAGTTCTTATTAAGAATCCTTGAAGAGGATTCCATCGGGGTGCCCTATTCATATAGTATAGAAAGCATCTGCAGTTCCCTAAAAACACATATGCCCAAACCTAAGCTGGTCGTTGAAAGACTTAAAGAGCTAGGATATCGTGCAGTAATTACACACTATGATTATAGGAACGTAAAGACGAACGCACCGCTCGACGTCGTAATGAACATCGTTAGAGATCTTTCTCCCAGGTAA
- a CDS encoding UPF0179 family protein yields the protein MAGKKLVVPIPTHFKEGDRFIATGILPSCESCWLKEKCSVLKRGWLYEVKAKLGVIEHPCKIHGKVVVAEVEELGVPLIVPAKLALEGSIVEYTPIYCDNKKCPLWEECTGRKHKLGRRVKVRINEVIEKVECPKGYTLYKVIGIPQRVNTRLKSERRKKTF from the coding sequence ATGGCTGGTAAGAAGCTGGTTGTACCAATACCGACCCACTTTAAGGAAGGCGATAGATTCATAGCTACCGGAATCTTACCCTCGTGTGAATCTTGTTGGCTTAAGGAAAAATGTTCCGTATTAAAAAGAGGGTGGCTCTACGAGGTAAAGGCTAAATTAGGTGTCATAGAACACCCATGTAAGATACACGGGAAAGTAGTAGTAGCTGAAGTAGAAGAGCTGGGCGTGCCTTTAATTGTACCAGCGAAGTTAGCCCTTGAGGGTAGCATAGTAGAATATACGCCCATCTATTGCGATAACAAGAAGTGTCCTCTATGGGAGGAGTGCACGGGACGTAAGCACAAACTAGGTAGGAGGGTTAAAGTAAGAATTAATGAAGTAATAGAGAAAGTCGAGTGTCCCAAGGGCTACACCCTTTATAAAGTAATAGGGATTCCCCAGAGGGTTAACACGAGATTAAAGAGCGAAAGAAGAAAGAAAACTTTTTAG